The region GCGCTTTCGAAGGCCTGCAGGCGATTTTTGCCGAGCCGGACGGGGAAGCGCGCTCTATGCTGTTGCTCAATCTGCTGAACAAGCAGGTGCTGCAGAGCGTTAAAAACACCGACTTCCGCAAGCTTTAAACGTTTATTCCGAACAGATTACGCACGTTGTCATCCGTCTGCGCCGAAAGCCAGTGCGGATCCTCTCCGCGCCACTTCGCGACGCTCTCAACAATGTGCCCCAGATACGCGGGCTCATTCCGCCGCGATGCAGGTTTGGGTTTCATATCGCGCGGTAGCAGATAAGGCGCATCGGTTTCGAGGAGCAGCCGGTCAGCCGGGATTACTGGCAACAGCTCACGAAGTTCAAGCCCGCGGCGCTCATCGCAAACCCAGCCGGTAATACCCAGATAAAGCCCTCGCCTCAGGCAATCCAGCGCTTCCTGCCGTGAACCGGTGAAGCAGTGCAGTACCGCGCCGGGCAGTTTCTCCAGCCACGGATCCAGAAGTGCCAGGAAACGCTCATGCGCGTCGCGGCAGTGCATAAACACGGGCATTTCAAGCTCTGCTGCGAGCGCAAGCTGGGCAGTAAACGCCTTTTCCTGCTCTTCAGGCGTGGAAAAATTACGGTTGAAATCGAGACCGCATTCGCCGATCGCCACCACTTCTGGCATTTTCGCGAGACTGTACAGGGTTTCGCTGCTATCTGCGGTCCACTGGCTGCTGTCGTGAGGATGCACACCAGCGGTAGACCAACAGCGATCGTAGCCTTGAGCCAGCTGCTGCGCCTGCTCGCTCTCATGCAGGTTGGTGCCCGTCAGCAGCAGTCCTTTCACCCCGGCGGCAAACGCGCGCGCAACCACCTCATCACGATCTTTCGCAAACTGCGAGCTGGTCAGGTTGAATCCGATATCAAACATGGAAATCCCTATATAACAACCGCCCTGACGGGCGGCTGATTTTACTCTTCAGTGGTCTTGTCGGACGTATCGTCTTCGTCATCCGCTCGACGCCCTTTACCCACGTAGAACC is a window of Enterobacter cloacae complex sp. ECNIH7 DNA encoding:
- the tatD gene encoding 3'-5' ssDNA/RNA exonuclease TatD, producing MFDIGFNLTSSQFAKDRDEVVARAFAAGVKGLLLTGTNLHESEQAQQLAQGYDRCWSTAGVHPHDSSQWTADSSETLYSLAKMPEVVAIGECGLDFNRNFSTPEEQEKAFTAQLALAAELEMPVFMHCRDAHERFLALLDPWLEKLPGAVLHCFTGSRQEALDCLRRGLYLGITGWVCDERRGLELRELLPVIPADRLLLETDAPYLLPRDMKPKPASRRNEPAYLGHIVESVAKWRGEDPHWLSAQTDDNVRNLFGINV